A stretch of DNA from Sphingomonas sp. SORGH_AS_0879:
GGCGGCGACGTTGAAGATCGCCCATGCCTGCGCGCTGCGACTCGTCCAGGCGGATGCGGCGCGGCGACCGATCCTGTCCAACTGGCAGGCGCTGCTCGACTATCTCCATGCCGATATGGCGCATCATGGCGTGGAGCGGTTCCGGGTGCTTCACCTCAACACCCGCAACATGCTGATCCGCGACGAACTGATGGGCGAAGGCTCGATCGATCAGGCCCCGGTCTATATCCGCGAGGTCATCCGTCGCGCGCTGGAATGCGGGTCGGCGGCGTTGATCCTGGTCCACAACCACCCCAGCGGAGACCCCTCGCCCAGCCGCGCCGATATCGACGTGACCCGCGCCATCGCGGAGGCGGGACGCAACCTGGGGATCACGGTGCACGACCATCTGATCATCGGCACCTCGGGCCATGTCAGCCTGCGCGCCCAGGGCCTGATCTAAATCCCGCCGGTCCCGAATCGGTTCTCCGCCCATACGGATCGTGACTTGCCGGGTCGGTCCGGCTGGCTCATCAGGGCGACCATGATCGACACGATCCGTCATCTGCCGGGCTTCGACCTCGCCTTTCGCGCGGTCGATCGGCTGGCGCGGTCGCGGCGGATGAAGCGTCATCTCCGCGACGCGGCCCCCATTCTGGCGACGCCGCCGATCGTCCCCAAGGATGATGGCGTGGTCATCTTTTCGATGATCGGCACCGTAACGCTGCTGCCCTATCTGGTCGCGGTGAAGTCCTTTCACCATCATCTTAGGATGGGCCGGATCGTCATCCTCGACGACGGCAGCCTGACCGAGGCGGACAAGCGCATCCTGTCCCATCATTGCGGATCGCCGGCCATGCTGCGGCTGGCCGATGTCGATACCGGCACCTGTCCGAAAGGAGGCACCTGGGAAAGGCTGCTGACGGTCCTCGACCTTCGCGCCCATCATTATGTCGTCCAGCTGGATTCGGACACGGTGACATTGGGCGACATGGCCGAGGTGCGGGCCGCGATCGCCGCCAATGCCAGCTTCATCTTGCTGGGCGATCCGGATGCCGAGGAAAAGGGTATCCAGACCCTGCCCGACTTTGTCGCCCGGCGCTATCCGCAAGGCCCGGTAGCCGGGCCCGTGCATATGCAGACCCTGGTCGAATCGCGCTTCGCCGGTCATGCCGATGCCGGGCGTCACGCCTATATACGCGGCTGTTCGGGCTTTGCAGGCTTTGCGCGCGGGGGACCGAGCGGACGCGCGGAGGCGACACGCTTCTCCACGGAGGCGGCCCGGCTGGTCGGCAAGGATATCTGGTGGCGCTGGGGCAGCGAACAGGTGACCTCCAACTTCCTGCTAGCCAACGAACCGGGCGCGCGGCTTCTGCCCTATGCGCGCTATTGCAACTATTGGCTCGCCCCCCTCTCGGGCGATGAGCGGCTGGTCCATTTCGTCGGCACGCATCGTTATTCCGACGAGACCTATCGCCGGATGACGGCACGCGCGATCGATCGGCTGACCGCCTGACCCTGTGCGTCCCGCCTCCCCGATGCTAGGGGCCATGGCCAAAGACGCGAAGAGGAATATCACATGCAGGTCTGGACCGGACTGGGCAATCCGGGCGCGCAATATGCGATGCACCGCCACAATGTCGGCTTCATGGCGATGGACGCGATCGCCGAGGTGCATGATTTCGGCCCCGTGAAGAAGCAGTTCCAGGGCTGGACCCAGGAAGGGCGGATCGGCGGGCAGAAGATCCTGCTGCTCAAGCCCGCCACCTTCATGAACGAAAGCGGCCGCAGTGTCGGCGAGGCGCTGCGCTTCTACAAGCTGGGGGTCGAGGCGCTGACCGTCTTCCACGACGAACTCGACATCGCGCCCTTCCGCGTCAAGGTGAAGACCGGCGGCGGCACGGCGGGGCATAACGGCCTGCGCTCGATCGACCAGCATCTGGGGCCGGACTTTCGCCGCGTGCGGCTGGGCATCGGCCATCCGGGGCATAAGGACCGGGTGACCGGCCATGTGCTGGGCAATTACGCCAAGGCGGAGATCGAGCCGCTGTCCGACCTGCTCGGCGCGGTGGCGGCGGAGGCGCACTGGCTGGCCGAAGGTGATGACGTGCGCTTCGTCAACGACGTGGCGCTACGGCTGGGGGATGCGGCATGAGCGTGCGGCGTCTCTTCGCCTCGCTGCTCTATGAGGGGCAGTTGGACGATGCCGATCTGCTGGAGGAGATCGAGCAGAGCTGCTGGGCGCTGGCCGAGGACGATCGCGCCGGGCGGCGCTGGTCGAAGGAGCATGGCTATCGCGGCTATACCAGCTACGCCTCGCTCAATGACCTGCCGATCCGCGATCCGGTGTTCGCCGACCTGCGCAAGAAGCTGGACCGCCATGTCGCGCGCTTCGCCGAGGAATGCGCCTTCGACCTGGGCGGGCGCAAGCTGAAGCTGGACAGCCTGTGGGTCAATGTCCTGAAGCCGGGCGGACATCATTCGGCGCATATCCATCCGCATTCGGTGGTGTCGGGCACGCTCTACGTCGCCATGCCCAGGGGCTCGGGCGCGCTGAAACTGGAGGACCCGCGCCTGCCGATGCTGATGGCCGCCCCGCCCCGTCGCCCCGACGCGCCCGACGACCTGACCACCTTCGCCACCGCGACGCCGGAACCGGGCACCGTGTTGCTGTGGGAAAGCTGGCTGCGGCACGAGGTTGTACCCAACGGCGCCAAGGGCGAACGGATCAGCGTCAGCTTCAACTATCGATAGGAACGACGACGCGCCGCAGACCCGCGATGAGCCGAAAAGTTCCATCATTTCGGCGATAAATCGGGGCGTTCCGTCGCGGTGATATCGTGCGGTTAACCTATATCGGTTAGGGGGATTGCCGATCGCAGCCCCAGGACCGGACGTTACGCCCATGCTCGAATTTTGTGTCTTCACCTTTGGCATGCTGGCGAGTTTCGTCCTGTCGGGTCTTGGGCGGAACAAGAAAGCGAAGCGGGCCCATCCGCCGATGCTCTATTATATGGGCCTGGTGCTGATGGGCTTTTCGGGCGCGCTGGGTATGATGCTCCTCGCCTATGCCGCCGCGATGATGGTCGGGATCGCCTGAACACCCCGCCCCCGTTCGGTCTGAGCGAAGGTGGGGATTAGCGCCCTACCCGCCATCGGTTGAGAAATATCCCCATCATCGCTAGAGGGGCGCTTTCCCCTTGATCCACAGGATAAGCGACGCATGGGTTTCCGCTGCGGCATCGTCGGCCTGCCGAATGTCGGCAAGTCCACCCTCTTCAACGCGCTGACCGAAACGGCGGCGGCGCAGGCCGCCAATTATCCGTTCTGCACGATCGAGCCGAATGTCGGCAACGTCGCGGTCCCCGACCCGCGCCTGTACAAGCTGGCCGAGGTCGCCGGCTCGGCCAAGATCATCGAGACGCAGTTGGCCTTCGTCGACATCGCCGGGCTGGTGCGCGGCGCGTCCAAGGGCGAAGGGCTGGGCAACCAGTTCCTGGGCAATATCCGTGAGGTGGACGCGATCGTCCATGTCCTGCGCTGCTTCGAGGATGGCGACGTGACTCACGTCGAGGGCAAGGTCGATCCCATCGCCGACGCCGAAACGGTCGAGACCGAGCTGATGCTCTCCGACCTGGAAAGCCTGGAAAAGCGCGTCCCCGCCTTCATCAAAAAGGGTCAGCAGGGCGACAAGGAAGCCAAGATCGCCGCCTCGGTGCTTGGCCAGACGCTCGACCTGCTGCGCGAGGGCAAGCCCGCCCGCCTGACCAAGCCGAAGGACGAGGAGGAAGCCCGCGTCTTTGCGCAGGCGCAACTGCTGACCGCCAAGCCGGTCCTCTATGTCTGCAATGTCGAGGAATCGAACGCCGCCAACGGCAACGCCCACTCGGCACGCGTGTTCGAGAAGGCGACTGCCGAGGGCGCGCAGGCGGTCGTCGTGTCGGCGGCGATCGAGGCCGAGATCGCGACCATGCCATCTGAGGATCGCGGCGAATTCCTGTCGGAGCTGGGCCTGTCGGAAACCGGCCTGGCCCGCGTCATCCGGGCCGGTTACGCGCTGCTCGACCTGCTCACCTTCTTCACCGTCGGGCCGAAGGAAGCGCGCGCCTGGACCGTCCATCGTGGCGCCAAGGCCCCCAACGCGGCCGGCGAAATCCATAGCGATTTCGAACGCGGCTTCATCCGGGCCGAAACCATCGCCTTTGACGACTATATCGCGTTCAAGGGCGAAGCGGGCGCGCGCGATGCGGGCAAGCTGCGCGCGGAAGGCAAGGAATATGTCGTCCAGGACGGCGACGTGATGCTGTTCCGCTTCAACGTGTGATCCATAATGCGCCGGTCGGCTTCGACCGGCTGGCGCATTCCTGCTTTGCAGGACGCGATCGGCCCGTTACGCCCCTATCATGATCCATGTTAGCCCGTATCGTCGCATCGTTTATAGCAGCCGCCCGGTCGGCGACGATGTGCGCGCCGATCATCAGGCGATTTTGGCGACGTCGCGTCGCAACAACGGCATGGACGGTATCTCGGGCCTGTTGTGGATCGGCGAGGGCCAGTATCGCCAGTTGATCGAAGGACCGGCCGACAGTATCGCGGAGGCATTCGAGCGAATCGCCCGCGATCCGCGCGATACCGACATCGTCATTCTGGACGACCGGATGATCGATGCGCCCGCGTTTGGCGAATGGGCGATGGCGGGCCTTCCCGGCGACCGGCCCAGCGACGCGGAGGCCCGGCTCCGCCTGCTCCTGCTCAACAGCGAGGACGAGATTCGTCGCTTCTTTCCCGTAACCTGACGGCAAATCCCGGGCGACTTGGCTCTACGTGGTTCCCTGCCGATCCTGGTCACGTCCAAGCTCAATCGACATTCATTTTCGCGCGAAGCTGCGGAGAATGTGTTCGCGCGGAGGCGCGGAGAACGCAGAGAGGGTGTGCCCGCGGCGATCACAGTCCGTCTTTACTATCGGACGATGCGGAGGCGCGCTGTGGTGCGAACAGGATTCCTCTGCGTCCTCCGCGCCTGTGCGCGCAAAGATGGTTGGTGTTGGCTTGAGTTCATAACTTGCTGAATGTCGATCGACATTCCTGCTACCTCCCTCTCCCCTGGATAGGGGAGAGGGTTAGCGGAGCTTGCCAGCCTGCTGGCTAACGCAGCTTGGGTGAGGGGTTGAGCGAGCCGCAGGCTCGCACGCTCTTCGAGCGCAGCACCCCTCACCCAGTTCCGACTAAGCCTTTGCTTCGCAACGCCTAAGTCTGTGCAACCCTCTCCCCTCAACGAGGGGAGAGGGAAAGAAAAGGCATATCGGAATGTCGATCAGGACTGGCCCCAGTGCTCGCCAGTGTAACAAGATCACGTTATCGGGTGGGACCGAAAGGACGATCCTCACCGTGACCCGACTCCCCCTCGCCGCTCTCGCGCTGACCCTGCTGGCCGGTTGCGCCTATCCCTACAGCCCGCCGTCGCTGCCGCCGGTCGCCAGCACCGCGCAAGCCGCTTCCGCCGCCCCCGCTGAAGCGCGCGCACCGGTGACGATCCTGGTGTCGATCGACGGGTTTCGCGCCGATTATCTGAAGCGCGGCCTGTCCCCCCATTTATCGCGGCTGGCGGCGGAGGGCGTGAGCGCCGCGATGCGACCGTCCTTTCCGTCCAAGACCTTTCCCAATCATTGGACTCTGGTGACCGGCGTGGTGCCCGACCGGCACGGCATCGTCGCCAACAGCTTTACCGACCCAGCACGTCCGGGCGAGCGCTTCACCATGGCCTCCGACCAGCCCTATTGGTGGGACGAGGCCGAACCGGTCTGGGTCACCGCCGAGCGGGCGGGCATTCCCACCGCCACGGTACTGTGGCCGGGCTCCAACGTCGCCTGGGGCGGCACGCTCCAGCCGGGCGGGCACCATGCCGTCACCGGCGGGGTGCGTCCGCATAACTGGTTGCAGTTCAACGCGAACATCTCGGACCGCCAGCGAGTCGATACGGTCATCGACTGGCTGCGACGCCCCGCTACGACCCGCCCGCGCTTCCTGACGCTCTATTTCGACGAGGTGGATATCGCCGGTCACGACGGCGGCCCGGATTCGGCGGAGGTGAACGGCGCGATCGGCCATGTCGACCAGGCGATCGGCGCGCTGGTATCGGGCCTGGCCGAACTGGGCCAGACCGCCAATCTGGTGATCGTCTCCGATCATGGCATGGCCGCCACCTCCAGCGAACGGGTCATCGCGCTCGATCAGGTGGTGAACCCGGCCGATTACGAAATGTCCGAAGACGGCCCCTTCGCGATGATCCGCGCCGTGCCCGGTCACGAGGCCGCGCTGGAGGCGCGCCTGCTGGGGCATCACGATCATATGGATTGCTGGCGGAGGGGCGAGATTCCCGCCCGCTTCCGCTATGGCCGCAACCCGCGCATCGCGCCCTATTTCTGCCTGGCCGACGCTGGCTGGCTGATCGACGCCAAACCGGCGGAAAAGCCCTTTTCCGGGGGCACACATGGTTATGACAATGCCGATCCCAGCATGACCGCGCTGTTTATCGCGCAGGGCCCGGCCTTCCGCCCGGACACAAAGCTGGCCCCGTTCGACAATGTCGATGTGGCACCCCTGCTCCGTGATCTGATCGGCCTGCCGCCCGGCCGCGGCCTGGATGGGACCGATGCGCCCTTCCGACGCGTTTGGCGGCGATAAGGGAGGACGGCGATGATCTGGCTGGAGGATATAGCGGTGGGCGACGTGGCGCGGTTCGGCGCCTGCCCTGTCGATCGTGACGAGGTGATCGCCTTCGCCGCGCGCTACGATCCCCAGCCTTTCCACCTGTCCGACGAAGCGGCGGCGGCCACCCATTTCGGGCGGCTGTCGGCCAGCGGCTGGCACACCGCATCGATGACGATGGCGATGATCGTCGCGCATTACCGGGACACCGGCTTTCAGAGCCTGGGGTCGCCCGGCATCGACGAATTGCGTTGGCTCAAGCCCGTCTATCCCGGCGACACGCTACGCTGCGAGACGGAAGTGCTGGAGACCCGCCGTTCGGCCAGTCGACCGGACATGGGCTTCGTCATCAGCCTGCTGACCGTCTATAATCAGGACGATGTGGCGGTCATGCGCTTCCGCCCCACCGTCATGATCCGAACCCGGCCCGCCGCCTGAGCCTCAGCGCGGTCCGCGAGGCCCACGCGGGCCGCCCGGACGAGGTCCACCACGCCCGGCGCCGGGCGTACCGCGATTGCCGCGCCACCCTTGCGCACGCGGCACGCCGGGCGTGGGGGCGACGGCGCCATTGCCCCGCCAGCCCTGCCCGCGCCAGCGGTCGCCCCGCCATCCGTCACGGCCCCAGCCGCGCCACTGATCCCGGATCGGGCCGCCGCGCCACGCGCCGCGCCGCCCTTCCCAATAGGCCCGCTGTCCATCGTTCCAGCGATAGGGCCGACGATAGCGGTCATAGACATAGATGCCGGTGCCCGGATAATAAAAGTCGTTGTACCAGCCATAATAGGACGGCGCATAACCATAGCCGCCGCCATAATAGCCGGGGCCATAGCCACGGCCGAAGCCCGATCCGACCGACACGCCGCTATAGCCATAGCCATCGGCACAGCCGCCCAGTGCCAGCAACCCGGCCGCCATCAACGCGGCCCAACCCGTCTTGCCGAGGCCCATCCTCGCTCTCCATATCCCTGGCCTGTCGCCATGCGGGTGCGGCAGGGGTCCGTCATCCGCGTCGATCGACGGTCAACCCGTCGCGTCGTGCCATGGTTCCTGCACCCATGGCGATGCATGGGCGCTGAACAGCGGGGCAGAAGGGGATTGGGCCAAAGGGGATTGGCCCAAAGGGGATTGGCAAAGCCGGTCAAGCAAGGCTAACCTGAAGCACCGTTCATCATGGACGGGTGAGTTGAGAGGGCGGCGCAGGACCGGAACAATCCGGCGCGACCGCCACGGCGTATCGATCGCGGACGCGAACCAGGTGGAGGGACAGGACGAATGGCGATGACGGAGAACACCGTACCCCCCGGCGAGGCGCCGGAGCCATTCCAGGAAGAGGTCCATGATCCCCGCCGTCGCGACTTCATCAACGTCGCCGCCATGTCCTTCGCGGGTGTCGGTGCCTTGGCGATCGTCCTGCCGCTGATCAACCAGATGAACCCCTCCGCCGACGTGCTCGCCCAGTCGACCACCGAGGTTGACCTGTCCAAGATCGAGCCCGGCCAGGCGATCAAGACCAGCTTCCGCAAGCAGCCGCTGTTCGTCCGCAACCTGACGCCCAAGGAAATCGCCGAGGCCGACGCGGTGCCGCTGTCCGACCTGCGCGATCCCCAGACGCTGGAGGAGCGGACCAAGCCGGGCAAGAAGAACTGGCTGATCACCCTGGGCGTCTGCACCCATCTCGGCTGCGTGCCGCTGGGCGCGGGCGAGGGTGAGAACAAGGGCCCCTATGGCGGCTATTTCTGCCCCTGCCACGGCTCGGCCTATGACACCGCCGCGCGCATCCGCAAGGGCCCGGCGCCGCTGAACCTGCTGGTTCCCGAGTATAAATTCGACACCGACACGACCGTCACGGTCGGCGCGGCAGCTTAAGGGAGACCCGAGAGATGAGCTTTCCCTGGGCCAAGCATTACGAACCGAAACAGCCGCTCATGCGCTGGCTGGACGAGAAGCTGCCGGTGCCGCGCCTCGTCTACAATGCCGTGGGCGCGGGCTATCCGGTGCCGCGCAACCTGAATTACTTCTGGAATTTCGGCGTGCTGGCGGGGGCCGCGCTCGCTATCCAGATCATCACCGGCGTCGTGCTGGCGATGCATTATGCCGCCAATGCGGGTGTCGCCTTCGACTCGGTCGAGGGGATCATGCGCGACGTCAACGCGGGCTGGTTCCTGCGCTATGCCCACGCCAATGGCGCGTCGATGTTCTTCATCGTCGTCTACACCCATATCTTCCGCGGCCTCTATTACGGATCGTACAAGGCCCCGCGCGAGATGGTGTGGCTGCTGGGCGTGGTCATCTTCCTCCTCATGATGGCGACCGCCTTCATGGGCTATGTGCTTCCCTGGGGGCAGATGAGCTTCTGGGGCGCGCAGGTCATCACCGGCTTCTTCTCGGCGATCCCGCTGGTCGGCGACACCATCCGCATTTGGCTGCTGGGCGGTTTCGCGCCGGACAATGCCGCGCTGAACCGCTTCTTCTCGCTCCACTATCTGCTGCCCTTCGTGATCGCCGGCGTCATCATCCTGCACATCTGGGCGCTGCACATTCCGGGTTCCAACAACCCAACCGGCGTGGACGTG
This window harbors:
- the radC gene encoding DNA repair protein RadC produces the protein MGDQGRDQGPSREGDHAGHRARLRERLLAGGGLLDHELLEYLLTTAIPRRDTKPIAKALLREFHDIGGVLTADPIALQRVDGVGETAAATLKIAHACALRLVQADAARRPILSNWQALLDYLHADMAHHGVERFRVLHLNTRNMLIRDELMGEGSIDQAPVYIREVIRRALECGSAALILVHNHPSGDPSPSRADIDVTRAIAEAGRNLGITVHDHLIIGTSGHVSLRAQGLI
- the pth gene encoding aminoacyl-tRNA hydrolase yields the protein MQVWTGLGNPGAQYAMHRHNVGFMAMDAIAEVHDFGPVKKQFQGWTQEGRIGGQKILLLKPATFMNESGRSVGEALRFYKLGVEALTVFHDELDIAPFRVKVKTGGGTAGHNGLRSIDQHLGPDFRRVRLGIGHPGHKDRVTGHVLGNYAKAEIEPLSDLLGAVAAEAHWLAEGDDVRFVNDVALRLGDAA
- a CDS encoding TIGR02466 family protein; the encoded protein is MSVRRLFASLLYEGQLDDADLLEEIEQSCWALAEDDRAGRRWSKEHGYRGYTSYASLNDLPIRDPVFADLRKKLDRHVARFAEECAFDLGGRKLKLDSLWVNVLKPGGHHSAHIHPHSVVSGTLYVAMPRGSGALKLEDPRLPMLMAAPPRRPDAPDDLTTFATATPEPGTVLLWESWLRHEVVPNGAKGERISVSFNYR
- the ychF gene encoding redox-regulated ATPase YchF produces the protein MGFRCGIVGLPNVGKSTLFNALTETAAAQAANYPFCTIEPNVGNVAVPDPRLYKLAEVAGSAKIIETQLAFVDIAGLVRGASKGEGLGNQFLGNIREVDAIVHVLRCFEDGDVTHVEGKVDPIADAETVETELMLSDLESLEKRVPAFIKKGQQGDKEAKIAASVLGQTLDLLREGKPARLTKPKDEEEARVFAQAQLLTAKPVLYVCNVEESNAANGNAHSARVFEKATAEGAQAVVVSAAIEAEIATMPSEDRGEFLSELGLSETGLARVIRAGYALLDLLTFFTVGPKEARAWTVHRGAKAPNAAGEIHSDFERGFIRAETIAFDDYIAFKGEAGARDAGKLRAEGKEYVVQDGDVMLFRFNV
- a CDS encoding BLUF domain-containing protein; the encoded protein is MIHVSPYRRIVYSSRPVGDDVRADHQAILATSRRNNGMDGISGLLWIGEGQYRQLIEGPADSIAEAFERIARDPRDTDIVILDDRMIDAPAFGEWAMAGLPGDRPSDAEARLRLLLLNSEDEIRRFFPVT
- a CDS encoding ectonucleotide pyrophosphatase/phosphodiesterase; this translates as MTRLPLAALALTLLAGCAYPYSPPSLPPVASTAQAASAAPAEARAPVTILVSIDGFRADYLKRGLSPHLSRLAAEGVSAAMRPSFPSKTFPNHWTLVTGVVPDRHGIVANSFTDPARPGERFTMASDQPYWWDEAEPVWVTAERAGIPTATVLWPGSNVAWGGTLQPGGHHAVTGGVRPHNWLQFNANISDRQRVDTVIDWLRRPATTRPRFLTLYFDEVDIAGHDGGPDSAEVNGAIGHVDQAIGALVSGLAELGQTANLVIVSDHGMAATSSERVIALDQVVNPADYEMSEDGPFAMIRAVPGHEAALEARLLGHHDHMDCWRRGEIPARFRYGRNPRIAPYFCLADAGWLIDAKPAEKPFSGGTHGYDNADPSMTALFIAQGPAFRPDTKLAPFDNVDVAPLLRDLIGLPPGRGLDGTDAPFRRVWRR
- a CDS encoding MaoC family dehydratase, which produces MIWLEDIAVGDVARFGACPVDRDEVIAFAARYDPQPFHLSDEAAAATHFGRLSASGWHTASMTMAMIVAHYRDTGFQSLGSPGIDELRWLKPVYPGDTLRCETEVLETRRSASRPDMGFVISLLTVYNQDDVAVMRFRPTVMIRTRPAA
- the petA gene encoding ubiquinol-cytochrome c reductase iron-sulfur subunit; translated protein: MAMTENTVPPGEAPEPFQEEVHDPRRRDFINVAAMSFAGVGALAIVLPLINQMNPSADVLAQSTTEVDLSKIEPGQAIKTSFRKQPLFVRNLTPKEIAEADAVPLSDLRDPQTLEERTKPGKKNWLITLGVCTHLGCVPLGAGEGENKGPYGGYFCPCHGSAYDTAARIRKGPAPLNLLVPEYKFDTDTTVTVGAAA
- a CDS encoding cytochrome b/b6, which gives rise to MSFPWAKHYEPKQPLMRWLDEKLPVPRLVYNAVGAGYPVPRNLNYFWNFGVLAGAALAIQIITGVVLAMHYAANAGVAFDSVEGIMRDVNAGWFLRYAHANGASMFFIVVYTHIFRGLYYGSYKAPREMVWLLGVVIFLLMMATAFMGYVLPWGQMSFWGAQVITGFFSAIPLVGDTIRIWLLGGFAPDNAALNRFFSLHYLLPFVIAGVIILHIWALHIPGSNNPTGVDVKGEQDTVPFHPYYTAKDAVGLGVFLLVFAGLLFFFPNYLGHPDNYIPANPLSTPAHIVPEWYFWPFYAILRAFTADFILPAKLWGVLAMFGSILLLFFLPWLDSSPVRSNNFRPKARVAFWVLVVDVLLLGWCGGSPATPFFIILSQITAAYYFLHFLVILPWIARTERPAPLPNSITEAVLSKHGGTAPTKSALA